In Microbacterium sp. No. 7, the genomic window ATAGCAGCATCCTTCCAGCCGCGCGCGTCCTGCGCACTTATGCGACAGGTGCCGGTTTTCCGACATTTGTCGTTTACACTGGGTTCCGGCTCGACGATGCGCCGCAGAAACCGACGAAAGGCGCACCATGGCGAACCTTCTCTACCGACTCGCGCGCTTCAGCGCCCGCCGCCCCTGGACCGTCGTCACCGGATGGCTGGTCGCCCTCGCGCTGGCCGCCGGCGCGTTCCTGTCGTTCGGCGGCGCGCTGGCGATGAACCTCAGCATCCCCGGCACCGAGACCGAGCGCGTCAACGACCGCCTCGTGTCGGAGCTGCCCGATCTCGGCGGGGCCACCGGCACGGTCGTGTTCCGCACCGACGACGGCGCCGCGCTCGACGCCGGGCAGCGCGCCGCGATCTCCGCGCTCCTCGACGACGTGCGCGACGTCGATCGCGTCGCCGACGTCGTCGATCCGTTCGCCGCCGACGACGACCGGGCGACGCAGGAGCAGGAGCTGACCGACGGCGCGGCGCAGCTCGACGACGCCCGCGAGCAGATCGCCGACGGCCGTGCCCAGCTCGACGACGCCCAGTCGCAGCTGGATGCCGGACGCGCGCAGGCCGAGGCCGCGGGCATCGCCGAGGCGCTCGCCCCGCTCGACGCGCAGCAGGCGCAGCTCGACGAGGCGAGGACCGCGCTCGACGACGGCGCGGCCGAGCTGGAGGAGCAGGCCGCGACCATCGACGCCGCCCAGCGCCTGCTCGCCGCGTCGGCGACCCTGCGCACGGTCTCGGAGGACCAGAGCACCGCGCTCGCCGCCGTGCTCTTCCAGGACGACCTGTTCAACCTCTCCGACGACGTGAAGAACACGGTCGCCGAGCTGCTCGAGGGCGCCGGGATCGACGGCGTGACCGTCGACTACTCCTCGGAGATCGCCGCCGCCCTCGACGGGCTGATCGGCCCCGGCGAGATCATCGGCGTGCTCCTGGCCGGCCTCGTGCTCGTCATCACCTTCCGCGCCCTGCTGCCGGCCGTGCTGCCGCTCATCTCGTCGGTGATCGGCGTGGGCGTCGGCGTCGCGGGTTCGCTCGCGTTCTCCGACCTCGTGACGATGACCTCGATCACCCCGATCCTCGGCGTCATGCTCGGCCTCGCCGTCGGCATCGACTACGCGCTGTTCATCGTGCACCGTCACCGCCGCCAGCTGCTGCTCGGCATGGAGACGCACGAGTCGATCGGCCTCGCGGGCGGCACGGCGGGCAACGCCGTGGTCTTCGCCGGCACGATCGTGATCATCGCGCTGCTCGCGCTGGGCGTCACCGGCATCCCGTTCCTCGGCGTCATGGGCGCCGTCGGCGCGGCCTGCGTGCTCGTCGCCGTGCTCATGGCGGTGACCTTCGTGCCGGCGCTCCTCGGCCTGGTGAAGCAGCGCGTGCTGAGCCGTCGCGCGCGCACCCGGATCGGCGCCGAGGAGCACGCGCCGGTCCCGCTGAAGCCGATGCGCACCTCGCGCGCGGTGCTCGGGCTCGCCGCCGGCATCATCGGCCTGCTCATCGTCGCGGCGCCCGCGCTGTCGATGCGGCTCGGGCTGCCCGACGGCTCGACCGAGGCGCAGGACTCGACGCAGCACCGGGCGTACACGGCCGTCGCGGAGGAGTTCGGCGCCGGCCTCAACGGCCCCCTGCTCGTCGTCGCCGAGCTGCCCGCCGCCGCGGGCGGCGACGAGCTCGCGATCCAGGCCGAGCTCGCCGAGCTGCTGGCGGGCCAGGCCGACGTCGCCGCCGCGGCCCCGGTGGGGATCTCGGACGACGGCGCGATGATGGCCTTCCAGGTGGTGCCGCGCGAGGGGCCGACGAGCGAGAGCACCGAGGAGCTCGTGCACGCCCTGCGCGCCCTCTCGCCGCTCGACGACGGCACGACGCTCGGCGTCGCCGGCCAGGCCAGCGGCAACATCGACATCTCCGCGAAGCTCGCCGAGGCGCTGCCCCTCTACCTCGTGGTGATCGTCGGGCTGTCGCTGGTGATCCTCGTGCTGGTGTTCCGCTCGATCGTGGTGCCGCTGATCGCGACGGCGGGCTTCGTGCTGTCGCTCTTCGCCGCGCTCGGCGCCGTGACGGCCGTGTACCAGTGGGGCTGGCTGGGTGCGGTGTTCGACGTGCACACCCCGGGGCCGATCCTCAACTTCGCCCCCGTCATCATCCTGGGCGTGCTGTTCGGTCTGGCGATGGACTACCAGCTGTTCCTCGTGTCGGGAATGCGCGAGGCGCACGTGCACGGGGTGCCGGCGCGCGCCGCGGTCATGTCGGGCCTGCGTGCGGGCCGGGCGGTGGTGACGGCGGCCGCGATCATCATGGCGGCCGTGTTCGGCGGCTTCATCTTCTCCCACCTCGGCACGGTGCGCGCGCTCGGCTTCGGGCTCGCGATCGGCGTGCTCTTCGACGCCTTCGTCGTGCGCATGCTCATCGTGCCCGCCGCGATGCACCTCGTGGGGGAGAAGGCGTGGTGGCTGCCGAGGTGGCTCGACCGGATGCTGCCGAACGTCGACATCGAGGGCGCCGCGCTCGAGCGCAGCCATCCCGTGCACGCTCCCGTCGCCGAGCCCGCGGAGCCGGCGCTGCAGCGGTAGCCCGGAGGCCCGCGTCAGGCCGTCGCGCGCGGCACGACGCGGGCCTGCGTCGGCGCGGCGTCGCCGACCGGCAGGCCCAGCAGCTGCCGCGCCGTGCGGATGCCGTGGGCGAAGGTGTCGACGGCGACGCTCGTGAGGGCCGGGCGCCACAGCGCCGCCTCGGGGGCGTCGCCCGAGCCGATCACGGCGAGGTCGGCGGGCACGGGGATGCCGAGGTCGGCCGCCGCGGAGAGCACGGTGAGCGCGAGGGTGTCGCTGAGCGCGGCGACGGCCGTGACCGTGCCGCGCAGCTCGCGCAGGCGGGCGCACGCGTCGGTCGTCGGGCCGAGCGGGAGGATGCGCGTGACGCGCACGCCCGCGCGTTCCGCGGTCTCGTGCAGGTGCGTCGTCATCCGCTCGACGAAGGGCGTGCCGGCATCCGGGACGGCGAGCGCGATACGGTCGTGCCCGCGCTCGGCGAGATAGCCGATCTGCGCCGAGAGCGGCGCCAGCAGGCCGATGCTCCACTCGTCGTCGGGGGCGAGCGGGGCGTCGCCGCGGTACAGGGTCGACAGGTCGAGCACGGCGTGCGGGCGCAGCGCGTCGATCGCGAGCTGTGCGGACGCGCGGTCCTGCGCGCGGCTGACCGACACCAGCAGGCCGTGGCCGGCCGCGCTGAGCTCGCGATCGAGCCCGTCGATGAAGCGCTCGAGGTGCGGCCCCTGCGGCACCGCGCCGACCTCGAGCACGACGAGGCGCGACCGGCCCTCGCGCAGCGCGCGGGCGATCGCGTGCGGCCGGTAGCCGAGGGCGCTCGCCGTCTCGCGCACGCGCTCGCGGGTGGAGTCGGGGATCGTCTGGCCCGCGGTGTCGTTGAGCACGAAGCTGACGGTCGCGCGGGAGACGCCCGCGGCCTTGGCGACGTCCGACATCGTCACGGCTCGCGTCGGCTCGTTCTCGAGGTTGCGCATCGTCCGCCATAGTATGTCACTAACTCGATTTAGCTAGAAAGGAAGCAACGATGCGCGCATGGCAATTCGAGGGCGAGGGGCGACCCATCGCACTGAACGAGGTGCCCGATCCGACGCCCGGTCCCGGCGAGGTCGTCATCGACGTGAAGGCGGCGGGCCTGTGCCATTCCGACATCATGTACATGGAGATCGGCCAGCAGCGGATGCCGTTCCTGCCCATGACCCAGGGGCATGAGAACGCGGGGCTCATCAGTGCGATCGGCGAGGGCGTCACGGGGTGGGAGGTCGGCGACGCCGTGGGCGTGTGCTCGTCGGGTCAGCGCCCTCCGCTGGGCATGTTCACGCACGGCGGGTTCGCCGACCGGCTGGTCGCCGACGCGGTCGACCTCGCGCGCGTGCCCGAGGGGCTCGACCTCTCGCTCGCGGCGCTCGCGACGGATGCCGGCATGACGTCGTACCACGCGATGGCCAAGGCCGGGAAGGCCGGGCCCGGCATGAAGGTGGGCGTCATCGGCTACGGCGGTCTCGGCCAGATCGGCACGCGCATCGGGGTGCTCGCGGGCGCCGAGGTGCACGTCGCCGAGCTCAAGGAGGACGTCTGGGGCCTCGCGCGCGAGGCCGGCGCCGTCGACGTCGTCCACGACGCCGCGGAGTGGGCGGGCAAGGGCTTCGACCTCATCGTCGACTACGCGGGGTTCGACACGGTGCAGAAGGGGCTCGACGCGTTGCGCCTCGGCGGCGTGCACGTGCAGGTCGGGCTGGGCCTGCCCACCTTCACGGTGCAGGCGGCGTCGGTGCTCGGCAAGAGCATCATCGGGTCGCGGGGCGGCACGGTCGGCGACATCGAGGAGGTGTTCGACCTGCTGCTGCGCGGCGAGGTGCAGCCCGTGTACACGGAGATCGCCTTCGAGGAGATCGGCGACGGGCTCGCGCGCCTCGAGGCGGGCAAGGTCACGGGCCGGCTGGTGGCGCGGTTCGGAGGCTGACCGCGCGCGGGAGCCGAGCGCGGTCGGAGCGCTGAGCGCGACGCGAGCGCATCTTTCAGTACCCCCTGGGAATACCCCCAGGGGGTACTGGCGTTATGCTGTCGTGAGTACCCACCGGGGGTATCCAGACGAGAGGACGAGACCATGGCGACGACCCAGTACACCGTGACCGGCATGACGTGCGGGCACTGCGAGATGTCGGTGCGCGAAGAGGTCGGCGCCATCCAGGGCGTCGACGACGTGCGGGTGAGCGCGAAGACGGGCGAGCTCGTCGTCACGGCATCCGCAGAGATCGACGACGCCGCCGTGCTCGCCGCGGTCGAGGAGGCCGGCTACTCCGCCGTGCGGGCATGATGAGCGCGACGCAGGCCCCCGCGACGCCGTCGCCCTCGACGCAGCGGCCCGCGATCCTGCGGCCGGGCGACTGGAACGCCGCGACCCGGCTCGGCGCGTTCGCCGTCGCCGCGATCGTGGTGTTCGGGGCGGCGTTCGGCATCGCCTCGGCCGTCGCGCCCGGCGGCCCCGCGGCCCCGCCGCAGCCCGGCACGCACGACGCGCCGAGCCACTGAGCGCGCCCCGCTGAGCACATGCCACGGGCACGCCACCGAGCGGGAACGACCCCGCGTGCGCGGGCATGGACCACGAATGAGAGGGAGTGAGCGGGAGTGACTGCTCCGGCATCCACCTATGAGCTCGAGATCGGCGGCATGACGTGCGCGTCGTGCGCGAACCGCATCGAGCGCAAGCTGAACAAGCTCGACGGCGTCGAGGCGACCGTCAACTACGCGACCGAGAAGGCGAAGGTCAGCGTGCCCGCGGGCTACGACCCCGCGCTGCTCATCGCCGAGGTCGAGAAGACCGGCTACACGGCGGCGCTGCCGCAGGCCGAGAAGGAGGATGCCGCCGGCGACCCCGAGCTCGACGCGCTGCGCACCCGGCTCGTCGTGTCGGTGCTGCTCACGGTGCCGGTCATCGCGATGGCGATGATCCCCGCGCTGCAGTTCACGTACTGGCAGTGGGCGTCGCTGACGCTCGCGGCGCCCGTGATCGTGTGGGGCGCGTGGCCGTTCCACCGGGCCGCGTGGGCGAACCTGCGGCACGGCACCGCGACGATGGACACGCTCATCTCGATGGGCACCCTCGCGGCGTTCCTGTGGTCGCTGTACGCGCTGTTCCTCGGCACGGCGGGCATGCCCGGCATGACGCACGGGTTCGACCTGACGCTGCAGGCGTCGGACGGCGCCGCCAACATCTACCTCGAGGTCGGCGCGGGCGTGACGATGTTCATCCTCGCCGGCCGCTACTTCGAGAAGCGCTCCAAGCGCCAGGCGGGCGCCGCGCTGCGCGCCCTGCTGGAGCTCGGCGCGAAGGACGTGTCGGTGCTGCGCGACGGCGTCGAGGTCTCGGTGCCCGTGGGCGAGTTGAAGGTCGGTGACGAGTTCGTCGTGCGGCCCGGCGAGAAGATCGCGACCGACGGGGTCGTGACCTCGGGCACGTCGGC contains:
- a CDS encoding MMPL family transporter; translation: MANLLYRLARFSARRPWTVVTGWLVALALAAGAFLSFGGALAMNLSIPGTETERVNDRLVSELPDLGGATGTVVFRTDDGAALDAGQRAAISALLDDVRDVDRVADVVDPFAADDDRATQEQELTDGAAQLDDAREQIADGRAQLDDAQSQLDAGRAQAEAAGIAEALAPLDAQQAQLDEARTALDDGAAELEEQAATIDAAQRLLAASATLRTVSEDQSTALAAVLFQDDLFNLSDDVKNTVAELLEGAGIDGVTVDYSSEIAAALDGLIGPGEIIGVLLAGLVLVITFRALLPAVLPLISSVIGVGVGVAGSLAFSDLVTMTSITPILGVMLGLAVGIDYALFIVHRHRRQLLLGMETHESIGLAGGTAGNAVVFAGTIVIIALLALGVTGIPFLGVMGAVGAACVLVAVLMAVTFVPALLGLVKQRVLSRRARTRIGAEEHAPVPLKPMRTSRAVLGLAAGIIGLLIVAAPALSMRLGLPDGSTEAQDSTQHRAYTAVAEEFGAGLNGPLLVVAELPAAAGGDELAIQAELAELLAGQADVAAAAPVGISDDGAMMAFQVVPREGPTSESTEELVHALRALSPLDDGTTLGVAGQASGNIDISAKLAEALPLYLVVIVGLSLVILVLVFRSIVVPLIATAGFVLSLFAALGAVTAVYQWGWLGAVFDVHTPGPILNFAPVIILGVLFGLAMDYQLFLVSGMREAHVHGVPARAAVMSGLRAGRAVVTAAAIIMAAVFGGFIFSHLGTVRALGFGLAIGVLFDAFVVRMLIVPAAMHLVGEKAWWLPRWLDRMLPNVDIEGAALERSHPVHAPVAEPAEPALQR
- a CDS encoding alcohol dehydrogenase catalytic domain-containing protein, whose product is MRAWQFEGEGRPIALNEVPDPTPGPGEVVIDVKAAGLCHSDIMYMEIGQQRMPFLPMTQGHENAGLISAIGEGVTGWEVGDAVGVCSSGQRPPLGMFTHGGFADRLVADAVDLARVPEGLDLSLAALATDAGMTSYHAMAKAGKAGPGMKVGVIGYGGLGQIGTRIGVLAGAEVHVAELKEDVWGLAREAGAVDVVHDAAEWAGKGFDLIVDYAGFDTVQKGLDALRLGGVHVQVGLGLPTFTVQAASVLGKSIIGSRGGTVGDIEEVFDLLLRGEVQPVYTEIAFEEIGDGLARLEAGKVTGRLVARFGG
- a CDS encoding LacI family DNA-binding transcriptional regulator; this translates as MRNLENEPTRAVTMSDVAKAAGVSRATVSFVLNDTAGQTIPDSTRERVRETASALGYRPHAIARALREGRSRLVVLEVGAVPQGPHLERFIDGLDRELSAAGHGLLVSVSRAQDRASAQLAIDALRPHAVLDLSTLYRGDAPLAPDDEWSIGLLAPLSAQIGYLAERGHDRIALAVPDAGTPFVERMTTHLHETAERAGVRVTRILPLGPTTDACARLRELRGTVTAVAALSDTLALTVLSAAADLGIPVPADLAVIGSGDAPEAALWRPALTSVAVDTFAHGIRTARQLLGLPVGDAAPTQARVVPRATA
- a CDS encoding heavy-metal-associated domain-containing protein, giving the protein MATTQYTVTGMTCGHCEMSVREEVGAIQGVDDVRVSAKTGELVVTASAEIDDAAVLAAVEEAGYSAVRA